The sequence TTGACCAGGAGCTCGAAAAGTTGATACGCAAGGGGCTGATCACACGCGATACCGGAATGGCTTACGCATCAAATGCGACGAACCTCGGGCTCGCGATCGCCGACCTCGACGGCACACCGACCTCGTTCGAGGAACAACCAGCCGCAAACGGATACTCAGCTCCCCGGCATGAAACATCGGTCGAGGCCGAGATAATGTTCGAGGGATTTGAACGATAAATTGTGAAAGCCGCCGATTTGGCGGCTTTTCACTTGTTAATATCTATTGGGTCTAGCGGTTGCCTTCGGGCAGGAGTTCGTAGTTGCCCATTTCGCGGTTGTAGGCGTCGAGTTGGCCGACGGAGTCTGCCGTTGCGTCGAGCATTTGCTTGGTCATTGCGATGGAATCAGACAGTTGCTCGAAGTCGAGTAGCGAGAATTTCTCCGGCGTTGACATCGTTACGATCTCGTCATTGAGGTAACTGAAAAAGTTCTCGATCGACTGCAACTGGCCCTCGACAAGTTTAACGCTCCGCTCGATCTCATCGAACGATGCGATACGCCGTTTCAGTATTTCGACGTTCGTCTGCTGGATCCGCTTGGTCTTTTCGTCGGTCGATGACTCGGCGGCACGATATGCCTGCGAGAGTTGATTGTGAACTGCCTGCCGATTGATCGATTTCAGGTGTTGCTTTCGCCGGCGGTAAACATCGAGCAGATCGACAAAATCTTCCCAACGCTGGTCGAGTGCGATGAGATTGCCGGGCAGCCTTCCGGCACCGGTGAATTTGCGGTAGTTGTCCTGGATCTTTTCCTTAAGCCAACGAAGATATTCGACCGCTTCGCGTTCGCGGGGTGTGAATGATTTGATCAGCTTCTCGCGGTTCGACTTCGCCAATTGAAAAAGCCGATCCTTTTCGCGCTTCTGTACGATCTGCCTGTACCACGGCAAGTTAGGCATGACCATTATATAGACCACCTCGACGATCAGGGCTACAAGAAGCGGTATAACGCTTCCGGTATAAGCAGCGGCAACGGCAAAGCCCGCGAGCCCCCAAAAGTTCGCCGGTTCTTTGATAGCTTCCTTAGCGTAGCTTGTTTGGAATTTTTCCAGACTCTGCTGGTACTTAGCCAGATCTGCCATATAAAACTAGATGCCGCCGAGGTCCGATTCGTTCGAACAAATTGTAACGATCAGGACTTTGCTTCGTTCGCTTCGGTCTCGATAACCTGTTCCAGGATCTCTTCCTCAGTAGCGGGAGCTCCCGAGCCGGCTCCGATCTGCTTGCCCGCATCATTGGACGAACCGGCACCGAGCAGGCCCATCTGCTGCTTATAGGAAAGAAGCTTGTCCTGGAGCTGAATGTCCATTGCCTCGCGCTCGATGTCCGCCATTTGCGAATCGACCGACGAGGAACCGAGTTGGAGCTTTGCTTCCGCAGCGGCAACGCGACGCTCGATCTTTTCTCGCATTTCGTTGAAGGTCGAAGCATCGTCGCCGATGTTGAAGCCTTCCATCGTTTGGGCGAGCTGTTCCTGAAGCTTGGCCTGCTTTGCCGCGGAAATGAGCTGCATCGCCTCTGCGCTCTTTTTCTTCATGTTCAGGACGTAATTGTCCCGAGCCTTGAGCGCATTGGCCGAAGCGGACTGTGCGAGTTCAAGCTGTGCACTTGTTCTTTCAAGGTCGATCTGCGCTTGCTGGAGTTGGCCGATGTAAGCGGTAGCGATGTCGTCGCGGCCCATCTTGACCGAGGCTTTGATCTTCGAATCGAGATCGACCACCTGAGTTTCGAGGTTCTCTCTATTCTTTTGGAGCAAGCGCTCGGTCGCCATTACCTGAGCCACCGAATTATTCAGTTCCGGCACACGGTCGCGCATATCGCGGATGGTCTGCTGGAGCACGAGTTCCGGGTTCTCGATCTTATCGAGAGCCGCACCGGTACCTGCCCTGAAAATCCGCGTTATCCTTTGCCACAATCCCATTTTTTTCTGGTTCTCCTCTAAATTCTAACAACGAGCAACCCGCCGGCCAACATCTGTACGTCGCCGTACGGTTCGAAGTTCAAAAATCGGATTAAGTATAACAGGAATTGCGATTTAGTTAATAGTAGCGTCCGCTGGGGTGCAAAAGTTTCACCGATTTCACAGAGACGGAGCCTAACGGTATGATGTTCGGCAGCACAAGGAGGCACGATGAACGATGAACTGAAGCGAGCGGTACGGGAACTGGATGACGATCTGGTCAGAAACAATCGGCGAAATGAGGAGCTTTTTGCGAAGCTGTCGGAACTTCAGGTTTCGCTTGGGCTTCTGCACGATGACCGGCCGATATGCCCATTTCTGCGGCCGTTTTTCCTCTCTCGCGATCTGTATTCGGAGATCTCAAAGGCCGCCCGCGTCGTGAGCGGGGCGTTTGCCCAAGTTGCTCTCGCTGCGTTAGAAGATCCAAAGATCGCCAAAATGCTCGGCGTGACCGAAAAAGAGATGGTTTGGGCGAAGCTCGACCCGGGCTACAGCGGCGTCACCGTTAACAGCCGTTTGGACACATATATTTATGGCAACGAGTTCAAATTCCTCGAATACAATGCCGAGAACCCGGCGGGCATCGGTGACCAGCAGTCGCTAAAGACGCTTTTTGCTGAGGTTCCGGAGGTCAAACATTTCCTCGCCGCAAACAAACATTATTTCCCTCAGCCGCATCAGACGCTTTTGGAATCGCTCGTTTCCGCCTATCGCGAGTACGGCGGCACGGAAGAGAAGCCGCAGATCGCGATAGTCGATTGGGACGGCGTTTCGACCGCGGCCGAGTTTGAGATTCTCGCCCGGCACTTTGAGGCGTGCGGCCACCGAACGCTGATCTGCGACCCGGAAAATCTTGAATACGATGGGAAGGTTCTCAGCTACGGCGATTTTCGTATCGATATTTTTTTCAAACGGGTGATCATACACGAGTTTCTCGAGCGTTTCGACGAATCGCACCCGCTCTATAAGGCTTGCCGCGACGGCAATGTCTGCATGGCGAATGCGTTCCGGGCGAAGCTTGCACATAAAAAGGCCGGATACGCCATCGTCACCGACGAGCGATACAGCCATCTTCTCACCAGCGAGCAGATCGAAATGGCAACAAAGCATCTGCCCTGGACGCGAAGGGTCACCGACGAACGAACCAAGTACGAGGGGAAAGAGGTCGAGCTTCTGGAATCTCTTCGCCGCGAACGCGAACGGTTCGTGCTCAAGCCAAGCGATGACTACGGCGGCGAAGGTGTAAAGCTCGGTTGGGAATCGAGCGAAAGCGAGTGGGAGGCCGCGCTTGAGGATGCGATTGATAATGACTTCGTCGTGCAGGAAAAGGCACCGGTCGATAAGATCCGGATCGCTTCATATGCGGATGGCGAAGCCTTTCACCAGGACCTTTTGGTCGATTTTGATCCGTTCCTTTTCCGCGGCAGTGTCGAGGGCGGAATGGTTCGGCTTTCCGCGGATTCGATCGTTAATATCACACAGGGCGGCGGCGAGACCGGCCTTGTTATTCTTGGGTAACCGCCACACCTTTGGCGATCATTTTTGAAACCGACGTCTCTCGAATTTAAGTCGGTGGTGCAAGTATTTACCGTTCGGTCCGTTCCAAGACCAGGCAATGCTCGTTTGCCCGCGTTCAAGTCGCGGTCAAATGAGCAGGCTAAAATATAACGAACGGGAAGTTAACGTAATGAGAAAATTCACTGCTTTGGTGCTGTTATTTACGATCTATACGGGTGCAGTCGCTCCCTTTGCCGTTTCCGGACAGATCGTTGGAAGGACAATGGAGATCAAGCTAAAAGACGTTCCTTCGGGACTTACATTTCGGCTGAGCGAAGGCTCCGAGGGTGCCGAGACGCGCGAGGTCCAGCAACCCGCGACCGCGGAGCAGCTAACCGACGACGCCTCCGGCAAATTGCTCGGCCGGCTGCCGGCGATCAAGACCGACCCCGACGATAAGGCCGAATTTGCAAAGCGTATAGGCACGCTTCCAGCACCGAAGACCGGCGAAAAGATACCGGTGAAATTTCCGGCCGATACACAGCAGCCGATCCCGCAAACCGGCGATGCAAAGCAGGCGCTCGAGGTAGTGCGTTTTTCACCTGAGGGCGACGTCCCGCTCGCTCCCGATCTAAACATCACTTTTTCGCAGCCGATGGTCGCCGTTACTTCACAGGAAGAAGCGGCAAAGTTTGCACCGGTCGAACTGAGCCCGCAGGTCGAAGGTCGCTGGCGATGGCTCGGAACGCGAACGCTGATGTTCGATACCGACAAGCGTTTCCCGATGGCGACCGTTTTCACCGCCCGCGTCCCGGCCGGAACGCGTTCAACGAACGGCCAAGCTCTCCAAAAAGATTTCATTTGGACATTCAAAACACCGCCGCCGAAAGCAATTCAGATGATGCCGAACGGCCAGACGACCCGCCGCGATGCGGTCATCTTCGTTGGCTTTGATCAGGCGATCAACCCGGCAGCCGTGCTCGAATCGATAACAGTTACGGGCGGCGGCAAGCGGCTCCCGATCCGGCTCGCTACCGAAGCGGAGACGGTTCAATTCAAGTATTACATCGATCAGGCACAGCCCGGCCGCTGGCTCGCTTTTCGTGCGGTAACCGCCGATGGCGGAGTCGAAAATGCATTGCCCGCCGATTCGCCGATAACGGTAACCATAGGCAAAGGAACGCCCTCAGCCGAAGGCCCGCTAACCACGACCGCGGCACAGACTTTCAGCTTGCGTACGTACGGCGCCATGAAGGCGACCGATTTCGTCTGCGGCTGGCAGCGGAACCAAAACTGTTCGCCCTTCGAGCAGTGGATGATCACGTTTACAAACACCATCAATTCTTCGGATTTCAAGAAAGAGATGGTGACGATCGAGCCCGCCGTCGAGGGCCTTAACATCTATCCGTCCGGAAACCGCATTTACGTTCAGGGCCCAAAAAAGGGAAGGACCTCGTACAAGATCACGGTCAGCGGCGAGCTCAGCGATATTTACGGCCAGAAGCTCGGAGCACCGGCCGTCGGCACGATCAAGACCGGATCGGCCGAAAGCAATATGTACGCCCAGGGCGGGCCGATGACCGTGCTCGACCCGATGGCGAAGCCGAATTTTTCGTTCTATTCGACCAATCATAAGAACGCCCGCGTTCGGATCTATCGTGTTCAGCCCGAAGACTGGAGCAAGTATGTTCAATACGTCCGGTATCTGAACTACGACGATGGCCGCCGGCCCTCAATGCCAGGCTCGCTTGTCTCTGAAAAGGTGATGCCGATCGAATCGGTGGCCGATGACCTCGTCGAGACGCGCATCGATCTTGCCCGCTTCCTGAGCGGCGGCGTCGGCCATCTGGTCCTTGATATCGAGCCGACGGTCAAGCGCGATCAGTATGACCGGACGAGAATTCTCACTTGGATCCAGTCGACTAAGATCGGGCTGGATGCGTTCGTTGATAACGAAGAACTCGTCGGCTTCGCGACGGAACTTTCGACCGGAAAGCCGATGTCGGGCGTTGGGCTGACCATCTATCCTAACGACGGAGTTGTGGTCGAGCGTTCCTCGAATGAAGGCGAAACGGGAACGACCTTCTTCGGCTCGATCTGGAATTGGATCTCGAGTTGGGGAAGTGCCGACCCGACGGAGAATTCCTCGGTCGATGCCGATGGCTCCGCGGTCGAACTCGAGACCATCGAGCCGGCCCAAAGCCAGCAGACCGGTGCCAACGGCATCTTGCGGATCGCTCTTGCCGAAAAGGCTTCCGACAAAGGGCAGAATCTGCTGATCGCCCGCCGCGGACAGGACTCGGCATTTTTGCCGGAGAACTCCGATTACTATTGGCAGGATTACGGCAATTGGCACAAAAGAGCTCGACCGATTCGCTCCGTTGGTTCGTCTTTGACGACCGCCGGATGTACAAGCCGAACGAAGAGGTCTCGGTCAAAGGATATCTCCGAAAGCAGACGGCTGGAAAATTTGGCGACATCGAACCGCTAGGTGACGCGGCATCGGGGATCACATGGTCGGCCCGCGACCCGCGGAACAACGAGATCGCGAAGGGAACCGCGAACCTCAACGCCTTCGGAGCGTTCGACCTCAAGTTCAAGCTGCCGGACAACGCGAATCTTGGGTACGCGAGTGTCCAGTTCACCACGGCGAGTGCGCTTTCCGGGGCGAGCTATTCGCACCAGTTCCAGATACAGGAATTTCGCCGGCCCGAGTTTGAGGTTACGGCAAAGGTCGATAGCGAGGCACCGCATTTCGTTGGCGAAAAGGCCGATCTTTCCGTCGAGGCAAAATATTACGCCGGCGGTGGGCTTGCCAATGCGGAGACCAACTGGACCGTAACGGCGACGCCGACCAGCTACACGCCACCCAATCGTGACGACTTTACCTTCGGCACTTGGGTGCCCTGGTGGCGTGGCGATTTCTACGGCGGGCCGCGTGGTTCGGGTTCGACGCAGAATTTCGAAGGCACGACCGACGCCGAGGGCAAGCACCACCTCAAGATCGATTTTGAATCGGTAAAACCGCCGCGGCCTTACACCATCTCAGCTTCGGCCTCGGTGCAGGACGTTAATCGCCAAGCGTGGGCAGGCCAGACCTCGCTGCTCGTCCATCCGTCGGATCTTTACGTTGG comes from Acidobacteriota bacterium and encodes:
- a CDS encoding PspA/IM30 family protein; this translates as MGLWQRITRIFRAGTGAALDKIENPELVLQQTIRDMRDRVPELNNSVAQVMATERLLQKNRENLETQVVDLDSKIKASVKMGRDDIATAYIGQLQQAQIDLERTSAQLELAQSASANALKARDNYVLNMKKKSAEAMQLISAAKQAKLQEQLAQTMEGFNIGDDASTFNEMREKIERRVAAAEAKLQLGSSSVDSQMADIEREAMDIQLQDKLLSYKQQMGLLGAGSSNDAGKQIGAGSGAPATEEEILEQVIETEANEAKS